The Struthio camelus isolate bStrCam1 chromosome 15, bStrCam1.hap1, whole genome shotgun sequence nucleotide sequence AGGATCCAAGAGGTCTTTCCATCTTGGAGCTGTGTGCTTAGGTGAGCTGCTAATGCTCGGGAATATGTTTCCTACATATGTAACTTAAAGTTCTTTGGCTCCAAGCGCAGCCCCCCATGCTGATTTCAAAGCATTCCCGGAGTCTGCAGGTGATGGCTAGGTCGAAGTTGTGGGAGAGACAGCTCTCTCCACAGGACACGTAGTCTCTGCGGAGTTTCTTAGTCTGGAGAATGAGACTTGCTTTACCAAAGAGCCAGTTCAGATCCTAGGAGAACGTTAGAAAAGCGTCTTTAAAAATGACCAAGTACTTGCATCTGGAACGCAAATTGAGATGTGTGACTGAGGAGTGCTAGGGAGCTCGAGAAGCCAGCGTTTGATTTTTTAATGTTCGCCACAGACTTCCTGTGCAAACATTGTCTGGCCTCTGAATTTCTTCAGCGCTGTGTGTAAAAACTGggtatttctgttctttcaaGAATCCTGTCAATACAAATTACTTAATCAGTGTTTAAACAACGTCATGATAATGGCCAGATtaggacaaacaaacaaacagaaaaatagacaGCTAAACCCCACGTTTTTCTTCCCAAAGGATCAGATAAAGCGATGTCTGCAATGAACAAACTGAACTGAGATTTACAGGAGGTGTGAACTGTTGTCAGTCCTACTGTATTCAGTGTAAACTTAGAAACTTAATACACTTGTAATTCAGTATCTACTCCTTGTCATTGCATCTAATTTTACAATTGTCAGAGAAGCCCATGAGGCAAATGAGTGCAGCTGTTACATGACTGCATGCGCAGACACACAGACCTGCCAATAAAGACATTCTCTGAGCCATAGTCTAGCCACAGGCTTCCTGTTGCTGCTATTTGGTGTCCttctccttgtgtgtgtgttgtatCCACTTGCTGTGGCAAGTGTGAAGCCAGAAATGTTCACGCGTGCCTTGAACTGCATGTTTTTACGTATCAGCTCTCAGCAAGCTAGTGATGGTGTGCTCGTGGTTTAGGACTTCTGTGATAGAAATAATGAGAGTCAAGGACTCCCTCAAAGGACCCCTGCTTTGGTCACGGGTACAGAACAGAGAGGGTATTTGTATAGTAAAATTAAACTGAATGTTCTACATCACAATTTATTTTATGGGcacaaaaataacagtaattgGTGCAATAACACaagttagcacacttgcaaagcCATTTAGCCttctttgtaaatgttttttgtgGTCTGTCTGTCCTGCCTCTCCTGCCTTTCCACCTTTGATTTAGAAAAGGGAAGAACGGTGCTTTGTGGTTTGCTTGAATATACTACTGTAGATCGATGAAAAGCTCAGCGTTTTGCTTGTCACCTGACAAGCAGATTTCTATTTAGATTAGGAGAGAAAACATGTGATTCTGTGGAAGTTGCATTTTCACTAGTGCGAAGGCCCAGATTGTGCTGTCTCATTGATCAGAAAGAGCttttaattcagtttatttttcctgtgatttAGTAGAGTTACAGTCCTGCCATATCAAGTACGCATTCAGTGGAGGCTAGGATCCTAGAGGAGAGTTCTTTCAAAATTGGCGGAGGCTTCCTCAGTACAAGCCTGCAACAGATTTCTCTAGGGGAAGTTTGGAAAATCCGCTCCCTTTGGTGTTATCCTCTCGATCTCTGCTGAAAGTTGTGCCACTGTGCTGGGCGTGACATTGGCTAGTGGGTCTAAACTACCATTCATATCTGAACCGTTTGAagcaattttttgttttacttgtgaGCTGTTGTTCTTGAGAATTCAGTGTGAAAAGTTCATGCTGATACGCAAGGGAACACGACTATCCACTTCTCTGCCTTTTCAACACCCTGAGCAGTTAAATACAATATAATTTTGTTCCCCAGTGACTTCCTTCTTAAGAGGCATTTTTAATTTTAGTCTTTAGTTTCATGAAGACATAATGGTAATTTGTCATTGACAAGAAGGCTGCGTCTCTCAAATGTCATGTAAAGGATCCACTCCATAATTCATGGGCTGGGGAGTGTGGGAGTCTGAAGGAGGGTACAAAATGAATATGAGCGATTTAAGTTTAATGAGACCATTGGCATTAAAGCCGAGTCTTCTTGCCTTCTGGATGTTTTCTTGGCCCTGCTCTCCACACCTTTTGCTTTCTAACTCATCCACTTCTGGCTATAATATTttgtatataacatatatatagtttttaaaaatcGGAGTGACTTAGTTGTTTCATATATTCCCCTTCTGGAAAGGGACTTGTGCTGTAGTACCAGAGCAGTGCCGGTTGGTTTCTCCTCTGTCTGTCATTGCTGCGCGTTGGTGTAtgcagaagtgctgcagtttCTTAGCAGTCCTTCTCTTTTAACAGGTTCTTTGAAAGTTTTGATTGTTTGTGATTAGGAACATATTGCTGGGTGACTGTTGAGAAAAGAgaccttttcccttttctgttggaagaaaagaataacaaagcTGAGGAGGGCTGTTGGGAATCTGAATTCAAATGCAGAGTATTGCTTCCTGGGTGCTGGCAGACTGTGCCCAAGGCTCAGACCTGCGAAAGCGAAAGCAGCAGCGGCGTGTGGATGTTCCTTCTAGATCTCTGTGCGGTTTGAAGGTGTCACCTACTAGCAGTCCGTTCTGcctgcacagctctgcttgtTAGCATACTTTCCCTTCCTTGCCAGAGTAAATTAACTGTCTGACTGTGCCTGAAGTGAATTAAGGAGCACTCAtatgattttcttcttccagtagAGCTGAAGGTGTTATAACCTTTTGACAAAAGCGTGACAATAACTGAGCAGTGGCAGCAGTGAATGAAGTTAGCATAGTTGATTGCATAGTGAAACTAACCTCCAGCAATGCAGATGTCTCCtttatttcagcatttcttcttgCAGTGTTTTCCAGAGAGGGTGGCTCCTCTGTCAATATGCTGCCAGCGGCCCAGTGGAGCTCCTGCTGGGAGGTGTGTGGGGCGTGCGGATGCCTGACTTCAGGGCTGTGTTCCGCTTGGGGAGCCGTTGCCTAAGAGTGAGGCAGCAATAAACGCATAAGATGCCGCATGTTAATTGTCAAGTAGCATGCTTTCAGTGGAGCTTCCTAGTACAGCTCGCAAGAGCTATGAAGAGAGTTAAAAAATGAACTCACTGACACAGAGCGGTAGCTTTAGTGCAACTGCGTCTGCGTGCACGACTGCAGGAAATGAGTCATGCTTTTACAAAATCATAAGCTGAAAAATGCGTGCCTTTTATATGCAATTTTCCATCTTGGGCTAAATCAGATCTTCTCCTCTCTCTAGGTTTTTCTCAGGTGTCAGGAATGTCTTCTGAGCCCACTTCATCTGCTTCTGAGCAGTCCCCCTCTTCTCCACCCTCACCAAGTTCTCTCCGTCTGCCTGAAAGCCGCAGGACAAGAGATCGCTCCCCATCTCCCATGAGAGGGTACCTCATCCCTAGTCCTCTGCCCACCCGACGGACCAGGACTTTTTCAGCGTGAGTATTAGGAAAACTGAATTTCACAGACATAGCCAAACTCTTGCCTTTTGGGTGGAATGATTGGGCCATCACAGAGATAAAAGGGGTGCTTCACCTCAGACAATGAGCTGTGGCTCTCAGGACCTGTTATTTTTGGTGTTGCTTCATCAGCATGGTCTTCTTTTTTTGACATGGCCTTTCTTCTTGCCACCCTCGAGGGATTGGACCAGACCTTGCTTACTGGAGATTTTAGTTCTTTTACTCCTGACACTTGTGCTACCATCAGCCAGGTCACATTTCAGGGATAGTCCACGACTTGTCACTTCTCataggattgttttttttttcttcctcatcaccTTTAATATCCCTGTCTTAAAGAGTTCTGAGTTTGCTCAAATAGATctgtaaaataatgtaaaatctgtaaaaaatctgtaaaataataaTCAAGGAATAACCTTGATCTCTCTGATTCAGTAAAAGTATGTAAGATTTTCATATGAAACGAGCATgggatttgctgctgtttttaattatTCGAGTAGTGATCGTATAGTAGAGCCTCctttttttctggtctttctcTGTGGCCCAGAGATGCAGTGCAGGCTGTTGCGGATTCCCCCCACCCAAAGGGAATTCCTTTGTAGTGCAGCAGTTCTTTCCTCTTGGAGCACAGAGGATGTGATTACCTACTTCTGTCACTGCAAAAACCTCTAGTGCCTGGGATAGATTGCCCCAgtgaggtgctgagctgtagaaGGCAATGTTAACCTCCCCACTGGCCTCTGAATCAGGGTCTAAGGGTGTAACGTAAAGCTCGAGTCAGTCCTTTGTGCTTCTGACACAATCTTGCAGACACTTCTGTGGAAGAGAGGTCTGGCAGTGCTGAGTGAAACACTGCGGAAGTAAGACCTCAGACCTGCAGCTAGCCTATTTTCAGTGCTGCTTAATCTAGTTggcttgtttatttcttttgtcttctttcaaTATTATCCAGCTCTTTTCTTCAAAGGTTATCCATGCAGATTTGAGGCTTCATTAAGATTGATGCTATTTATATTTGTACTTTTCTGTTCAAAATGAGATGaaaagggaacagcagcagcagaaaaaaaacttgtgTGTTGTCAGTTACAAAAGATCTCAGATGCTCTAAACTTTGTAATGGAAGTATATTGCTAAAAAGACCATAATTGACTTGATAATTGGTGTTGACCTTGAAAGCCAGTTCCAGGCTAGCTTGCCTCAATGTTATGTTAGTAATGAACTCTGTAATTCTTCTCAGCTATTATTCCTAGTCTGGCTCTTACAGACCTAAAGTATTTGTTTTTTGGCTCCCACAGTTCTTTAATCCCTGTTAATTAGCGTAGGAATCTTGTTGTATTTGCTAAccctgaaaattaaaatagctcGAATATTTTTTGTGTCCTCTTTAAACAAAATGAGCTCTAAGTCAGTTTTCTGGCCCCAGAGTTTTATGGAGGAGATGAATGTGCCAGGCAGTGGCTTATTATTCAGTGGGATTGTTTGATTTTAGTTCACTGCAAATGTGGGGTCTTGTCCCTCACGGTGCTTTATCTTCTTGAAAGATGCAGTTGAACTTTAATGGCTTATTTAGGGCAGTGAGTGCTTTTCAGTGTAACAAACACACCCTTGGTGAGGTCAGGTGCATTGATTGCTTCATAGAGCTAAAAATGAGGTAATTTAATGGAGATttcttctctcattctttttttcccctttcaacgctatatttcttttaacatttgtatgtcttcagagctctttctgattttttttgatgtCTTTAAACTTTATCAACGTTTAAATTAACATTATGAAAGTGATGTCAAAATTGCCACGATGCCTATAACCAAGTGGCAACACAATCACTTCCTGAAGGTTTAGTTTGAAGAGTCATAATAAAATCCTCTTCTAACACAGAGGCAACTGACTGGGTAGGGAGGGCATTTACTCATGTGGTGAGAAAGTCCTCATCTAGTAACTGTTTGAAACAGTTTGCTTCATTCATAAGGGTATTAAGAGATTTTGGATCCCTAGAGAATCAGCTCAGCATATGTgatgggagggggaaagggtttAATCACACAGCTTTCATAATAGGTCATAGTTAATGCAAGTCACTTTTCTTGATGGTAGTAAGTCATCTTAAGGGTTTGTCTTCAGAGCAGTCTCATTTTAAACTACAGGTCTCATGACAATGAAGAAGGATTAGAGTGCTAGCAAACATCTTAATTGTCTCTTTCTTGCTTAAAAAAGGCTATGGGCAGAATGTGTGCAGTCTGTTGCACAGAATATTAAATAATTGCTGCAGGGGAATATACTCACTGGGAAGTGAGTGAGTATTTGGACtgttgtactcttttttttttggcattcccTGGCTCACATAGTTGGAACTTCTCACAGCAGTGCCTAACAATGAACTTTTGCTCTGTGTGCACTCTCCTTTGCAGAACTGTGAGAGCTTCTGAGGGTCCCATCTATAAAGGAGTCTGTAAATGCTTCTGTCGCTCCAAAGGCCATGGCTTCATTACCCCTGCAGATGGAGGGCCGGACATCTTTGTACACATTTCTGAGTAAGTCGTCTAGGTTGGAGAGAAAAGCTGTAACTTCAGTTTGCCTTAATAACTGAATGATTTTGTCATATCAGATAGGAGAATGGTTTGTACTGTGCCACTCTTATCTTGGCACAGAGGAGTTATGCAAATGTAACTGGCAGCCATAGATtatgctgttctttttctgtattgctaTAAATTTTTTGAGTTAAAAACTAGTAGATTGTCCTGTTGGATATCTTACAATAAAACGTGCAGTTTCACCCAGGCCCAGAAACTTGTATTTAACCAAAGCAAGTCATCCAAGCAGCATCCAGTTTTAATTTAAAGACTTCTAACACTGAACATTCACTACTTCTACCTTGCACAACTTATACTACTATTAAACTAAAGGTTAATTACCTTTACTGTTAAGATAAGTCATGCTTTATTACTTCCTTGAATTTATCAGGTTTCAATTGACGtcagtttgttatttttaaggctTTCTCTGTTAAAAGGCTGGTTAGAACCTGACACTTTCCCCCTTCGACACGTATTGGTCCGTCACCTCTGAATCTACCTTTTGCTAAACTAAACAGATTGAGCTTTGCAAGTGCCTCACTgagaattttttcccctcagtcttaAACGGTTtttccagtctctttttttttttttttttttaaagtgtgttgcagcatttatatattaaaaacacagtggtactttttctttcagtatgtaGAGACAAAATTTCCTTCATATTCctgctctgtttctctttctgtacaTCCCATAATCTCATTAGTCCTCCTCGTCCCACGTCTTTTGCTGAGTTGCTTATCTGCTCTGACCTCTGTAGCCTTTGCTGTGTCCGCGTACTGGTGTAGTCCCCAGGTGCAGTCTGTCATCCTGTGGCAGCAATGTTTGCATTCCTTGCTCTGAGATATCTGACTTCATACTTGGTTGCATTACAGCACGTTTTGTTTGAAGAGGCCCGGCTTGCCAAGTGATGCAGATCGCTCTCAATGACTGCACTGTCTTCATTATTTATTGCTCTGCTGATCTGCAAAGTTTTATAGacaattttatatttgtttccagATTGATGAGCTGTTGACCACCAGGAATCCTGGAACTAATCTCTGTAGACCTCTGTTAAGATTGTTCAATGTTTATCCTAGAGTGACCTCTTTCAGATCTGTCACTTGATCAGTTTTTAGTCCGTTTATTGTATATGATTTTGAAGCTGTATAATCCTAATATGTTGTTTACAGTGTTAATAAGTGGTAAGTCAACGAAAGCCTTACCAAAGTCATTCATGTTGCCCCAGTTACTCATTTGTGTAGCTTCCTCCGGTAATTCTGACAGATTTAATTTATATGTTGACTGACTTTAattgtattttccttctttattaaTTGAATCtcatatcttttctttccttgcaagtGCTTTCCTTGCAAGAGCACCTAGCCAGCTGGTAGCTGACTTCTCCCTCCTTGCCCTTTGAGAAGTAGTACATTGGCCTTCTTCCAGTCTTCTGAAATGTTACTCCACGATGAACGCTGGCAAGCCAAAGCTTTTTAGGACTCCTGGGAGTGTATGGGTGGAGTGGTCTGATTTAAAGTTGTTTGTTTACTTTAACCCTTGCTCAGCCATGGCAGGCTTGCAGACCTGGTATGTTCTTCTGCAAATGCCCATCACTAGCTGAAGCGTTTTACTGCCCCAGGACTGCTCCCTGATGCAGCCCCTTCTCCCTGGTAGTGATTTTTGTTGGTTCAGAACGTGCTGAACCTGAAGCCACCACTTGACACTTCAGTAGTGCCTACGCAACCGAGACTGCAGCTGCAGTGAACAGGGCACCACGTGTGCTCTGCTGCTTTGTAGGAGACTGTCCCTGCCCTGGAAAGTTGGAATAGACAAAGGATGCGAGGGGAAATAGAGCTGCCGTGCAGGGAGAGAGGATGACACACTCCAGCCCGCAGAGCAGGCCAGGCGCAAACTCAGGCTGAGCTCCTGCTTCCCAAGTCTCAGTGTGGTGTCCTATCCTCTGGGCCATGCAGTCTCTCTTCATttgtaattatttcatttcaatCTAAGGCTCCCACAACTGGGAAACTGAGTATCTCAGTGTATCGTGCTGTATGAAGTGGAGTAGGCTGTGCTTTCTCTGCAGTGGCGCTGCTCTCTATTAAGTAGAGCAGCCCTCTTAAATttatcacagaaaacaaaactggagGAAACCTCCTCTACTCCGTTCCCTGCGGATGGTGGGATGAGCGGTTCCTGTGTCATTTCTGGCAGATGCTTTACCCAACAAATTCTTGTGATGGAGGTCCACTGCTTCCCCAGGCAGTCTCTTCCCACGATTAACAGGCCTTGCTCTTAGAAAGCCTTTTCTGGTGTTTAACCTACGTTTGCCTTGCTTTCACTTAAGTCCTTCACTACTCCTCTTTCCGTCCCCgtagcagaaaaaaagatgccTTTCCTCTTTATAGCGTATCATTTATGTGTGTGAAGACCATTTTCATTGCTCTTTCAGAAGCATTTTAGCAAGCTTAGCTCATAAATTGGTAGGACTGAATGATATGCTTTAGTAAGTCAATTATTCTAGGCTCAGTTCTGCTCCTTTTGAAGTCAACAGGGTTTTTTTCTATTGAACCAAGACTGGgcctttattttaaatgcttcctGTGTAGGTGCATTTGCAGAGCTTAAATTCAAAAATAGATGACGTTTCTGCCTCAACCTATTAGTAAAAAGTACTGTTACTAAGGTACTGAAGATTTTAGCACATTGTGTTCTTTAATTACTCTGGGTGTATTTGAAGTAGTTGGAAATAGCTTTTAGTGCTGCAGAGTGATGATACCGTTGTCTCAATTCTGATGCAAGGCAGCAATGGAAAGATGAATTAATAGTATCTTGCATTTCGGTTCATTTCACTGTAAATTAGAAAAACTGATCTCTAGTAATGGGAACTGCTTGTTACAGCAGCATCCTGTAACCAAATCGTTATGGCTCAGGAGGACTGTAATGACGCAGCTGTGTGTAGGGTGACTTTCAAGATGTTGCCTGTGTTTGTCATGAGATTCTTTTCTGCGTATTTGTTCAACTTCTTCACTTGGGAAACCAGGATGTGAGCGAGTGCCATCAGTCTGTTCAGGGGCTCTGTGCGGTACAGTTATCTACTTGTGAAATGAAAGGGGATTGTTTCATCTGTATCAGTTCCTTCTAAAACCTAGAATTTCAGGAACTTATATAAAACAGTATTCCGGTTCAGATTTTGTGGGATAGTGAtgagcagagagagaaacagtCTAAACTGTGATGGCTAGTGAATGTTTTGAGTATCAGTGACCGGTCTGCTTATCTTGGAGAGTAATATAATTCTAAAcataaaattttaatataaaaaatttttaagttattttcccCTAAGCTTTGGGGAATGGTAAGGTTACggtcaatgaaaatatttctcataaGTCCCTAAAATGGAATGTCTCTTTCATATgccttacaaaaataaataggaagCGAACAACACTTAATACGGAGGCTCCATTTCCATAAGTGAGTATTAGTctaaaaataatgtgaaatatATGTGGCATCCAAAGGCTCCTTCACTACTCATCTgcaaaattttcagtttcagcATCTGAACTAGAATTTAAGCTGCATACAGCTCTTCTGTCAGGTGGACATAGTTTAGGAACCGAATTTTCCAAAAAGTTGCATTATAAAGTTGGACTTGTCCGTACTTTGTGTGGGTAAACATGCAGTCTAAAAAACGTCAGTTTGAAGTACAGATTAAGGGTCtctccagaacagtttttgtCTGTGGCGCTTTGTTCGTTTTAACAAGTGGCTCCTACGGCTGCAGGGAAGAGTTGTTTCAGTTTGGGTTTTGATAACGTTTTGGGTGGAATCGGTTTCTCGTTTCCTCTGTTCAGCTGATTAGATACTAATGAGCAAAAACGTACAGACTGGCTGGAGCGGTCTGTGGAGTTTATTTGAAGCAGTGACGCAGGATGCGGGCAGGTGGTAGCGTTTCCTTTCGGGAGCGGCCCTCGTGCCGCCCACGGCAGCCGGAGGGGTGGTGGCAGCTCTGGTGACAGGTACCACTGGCAGTGGTAGTTTCCTGGCAGGCTTCATGGGAGGCTTCTTGGGACTCTGGGTAGATGCTTTCATCTGTGGCCAAAAACCTGCCACTGGACTTGTAGCGCTGTCAGCGCTTCACATGCACAGATTAAAGCTAGCGCTCACACCTCTGCCCGAGCTGCGGTTCGTAGCTGCAGGCTCCAGTGTGGACAGACGCTTGCTCCAGCCTAGGGAGGAAACTGTCTCTTCTCTGTAGCCGAGCCAAAGACGTGATCCACAGGACGAGAGTTTACTGCTCGCTCTTTCTGCACCTGCGTGTACAATGTCGAGTCCTGCTTTCCTGTGTTTATTGGAAGTATGTTTCTGGTTGATATAAACAGTTGTACTAGGAAGACGTTAAGGCTCATTGAGTGTTGCGAGATTTTTTGCTCACTTTAGTGCTTTGCCCTTCTctagaactgaaaataaaatgtgcttCCTAGTAGAGAAGATAAAACTCTAGCTGGCAAGCATGGAGATGGAGGAGTCTGTGCGATTGTCATTCAAGCTAATCTGTTTGGGAGGctggaagcaaaggaaaatgaATTTGCCTGGAGTAATGATTTAAAAATCTCTAATTACTTTGTTAATAATGTACTGTTAAGGCTTTCATTTCCACCGTCCTTTATCATGATCCACTGTCACAGAATTGACGGTGCTGTTGTAACATCAGCGCTTAGAACAAACCTTGTCTGTTCCTCAGTATCTCCGCTGCTGGGTGTCGTTGCTGGAACAGCAGTCAGCTCGTACAAATACTAGGCGTTCTGGCTGTTCCTGAAATGTAAGAGCTCCCGTGGCTTCAGTTTAGTTCTTCATTCTCTGTccatttttcctgtaaaagtgGCACGTTTCCTGGTAGGTGGTAGTCCCACGATAGTGGGGACCAGAGGAAATGCTTGTGGTGCTGACTGTGCAGAGCTTCTCCAGACCTTTGTGCTGGGGAATGGTATAAATTCTTACCATTTCCAAAGGGGAGCCCTGAGAGCACGGGCCGTGGGGTGAAGGAAGGTGGGTTCAGGGGTATCTGCAGTGGTGGTGGTAGATCAGAGCGTGCTTCTGAGCACTGGGTACAAATCCCACTCCTCTGCTTGGCCAGCGTATTTGGGAGCGAGCACACGTAGAAAGCTCATTTACCCTCCAAGCCTTTGCATTACAAACTAGGATTTGGCCTGAAGCCTGTCTACCTGCAAAGGCAAGACAAGGAGATCGCCAGAGAGcagtgaccaaaaaaaagaaaaagaaaaaaaatgtgtagtcATTCATTTAAgagttttcttttgcagaagcagctgatTTCATGGAACCGAAAAAGCACGGGCAGTGCTTGTGGGTTTTCTGCAGTTTGCTTGTGCTTGGCTCTGAGGGGGAGAATGCTGCATTGCAGAGAGACTTTCAGGCTGTCCTTCAGGCTGAAGTTTCCTGACCCTATATTTAATGATGACATTATAGAACTAGcactatacttttttttcctctgctttaacCCACAGTACCTTTGGGTCCCTGGAGGTTTCCAAGTCTGCTGTCCTTTCCTTGCACATTATGTTGTGACCTCAGGAAGGATTATGCTTATAATGTCTATAATTTAGGAATACTGAATGAGATAGAAGTGATCTCTTAGTGGGAGTCCCAGTGGGATACAGTCCCATTCTGTGGTACTTGGGTTTCTGGCCGTGCTGGAGACTTGCTGTGAGCCAGCTCTTCCCATAGGGAGGAACCTAGCCGTGCCCGGGGCTGTCCCACTTCATCAAGGAAACTGTCTAAACTCTTCACATCCGTAGAGAGAGCTTGTTTTCacacttctctctttcctctggtTTTCTGCCGGATCACTATGTTCAATACAAAGCATAGAGGCAGACATCTCATCTTCTggcttttctgtgctgctgttctcCTAACGGGGCATAACAATGTGACTTGGAAATTAATTCCTGATTAGAAACAAACTGAGAGCCGAATCTGAGCTGAAAGGAAAGAAACCTTTCTGgcccctctgcctggctctgtgAACAAGCAGCCAAACAGCTACTGCTGGCCTCCACCTACTGCTTTGGGGCTGCCGGGAAGCCAAACCTGAGCTTTCTGATTTCATTCAAAATACTTCAGTTATTGGATGACTTGTCTGCTTTGAGGCTGCACATTCTCCTTCCTGACATGCTCCTCTTCTGATGCCCTGCTGTTTCTGTTGAAGTATCTGAGATaatatctgtggagggaggggaggcagcacAGTATCAGGTCTTATTTGGGAGAGGTTTAAATCCTGGACAGTGTTTTCCAAAGGATTCCTCCCCCCTTCACAGTTGGCTCAGAGCACTCATACCTTGTATCAATGCACGCAGGAATGCCAGCTTGCTGAATTCCTGATTGCGTTGTAACGAAACCTTTCCGGAATCGATATCCCGGCATGCCATGAGAAAAGCTCGGATTTGCAGCATGCTACGTGCTTTGTTTCTGTGACAGAATAGCAACTACAGTGGCTTCTCAGGGAAGGTCTCTGGTACTCTCCACCTAAAGGATTTAAACCATAATAGGTCAATGCCAAGTTTTATACCCTGTCTGCACACCAGTCAATGGGCAGTGCAGAATACTGCAGATACCTGAGCCTGGAGGTTCTTTGTGGTTAATGAGCACAGAACATAACTGCCCTTGATTTTGGTTTCCAAATGCGTAACAGTAGGCATTAACGTGACCGAATCCAAGTTGGATACTTGCAGAAACAAGAATCTTCTGTGCCTCTAACTTATCCGCTCATGCAAGAGGCGATTTTGCTCTGAAGCCCAGATCTTTGTAAAGTTTTGTATCTTGTGCTCACCAGTGTCTTCCTCTTGGGTCATGGTGCATTGCTTTGGGTTGGATTTGCTACTGGAGAGTGAGCACGGAGACATAGCTATCCCTGA carries:
- the CARHSP1 gene encoding calcium-regulated heat-stable protein 1; the protein is MSSEPTSSASEQSPSSPPSPSSLRLPESRRTRDRSPSPMRGYLIPSPLPTRRTRTFSATVRASEGPIYKGVCKCFCRSKGHGFITPADGGPDIFVHISDIEGEYVPVAGDEVTYKMCTIPPKNEKLQAVEVVITHLAPGTKHETWSGHVISS